One Deltaproteobacteria bacterium genomic region harbors:
- the efp gene encoding elongation factor P: MATTSDLKKGMLIELDGDPYVVVDTTTQTPSARGAATLIKAKLRNVRTKQLLAQTFKAGERVKAPDFEVRPCQYLYDERGEVYYFMDTETFDQHPVAREVIERELNFLRPNDTVRAQFFEGECLGIEVPATVVLEVTACDPGFKGDTATHATKSATLETGLVVEVPLFVEVGDRLVVDTRESRYVRRAA; the protein is encoded by the coding sequence ATGGCCACGACCAGCGATCTGAAGAAGGGGATGCTCATCGAGCTCGACGGCGATCCGTACGTGGTCGTCGACACCACCACGCAGACGCCGTCGGCGCGCGGGGCGGCGACGCTGATCAAGGCCAAGCTCCGCAACGTGCGTACGAAGCAGCTCCTGGCGCAGACCTTCAAGGCGGGAGAGCGCGTGAAGGCGCCGGACTTCGAGGTGCGGCCCTGCCAGTACCTCTACGACGAGCGCGGCGAGGTCTACTACTTCATGGACACGGAGACCTTCGACCAGCATCCGGTCGCGCGGGAGGTGATCGAGCGGGAGCTCAACTTCCTGCGGCCGAACGACACGGTGCGCGCCCAGTTCTTCGAGGGAGAGTGCCTCGGCATCGAGGTGCCGGCGACCGTGGTGCTGGAGGTCACCGCGTGCGACCCCGGGTTCAAGGGGGACACGGCCACCCACGCCACCAAGTCGGCCACCCTCGAGACGGGTCTCGTGGTGGAGGTGCCCCTGTTCGTGGAGGTGGGGGACCGGCTGGTGGTGGACACCCGCGAGTCCCGCTACGTTCGACGCGCCGCGTGA
- a CDS encoding FHA domain-containing protein — protein sequence MSGPRLTLVFEAAEGIVDRPISVDGPELRVGRAAECELSLADSGASRFHAVLRHASGHLFVEDLGSANGTWVNGVMAGSGAQALRAGDVLRIGASLLVVTGEGPVKGPEQIPRLARRLLDELVPDEPPPRLSSAALEQLLLCGWLGNEAALARVILAAVACCRGRGGLELQPEDLPPLDADDA from the coding sequence GTGAGCGGGCCGCGCCTCACCCTCGTGTTCGAGGCGGCGGAGGGGATCGTGGACCGCCCGATCTCGGTCGATGGGCCGGAGCTGCGCGTGGGGCGCGCGGCGGAGTGCGAGCTGTCGCTGGCGGATTCGGGGGCCTCGCGCTTTCACGCCGTGTTGCGTCACGCGAGCGGGCATCTTTTCGTCGAGGACCTGGGCAGCGCGAACGGAACCTGGGTGAACGGGGTCATGGCGGGATCCGGGGCGCAGGCCCTGCGGGCGGGGGACGTGCTGCGCATCGGCGCGAGCTTGCTCGTGGTGACGGGGGAGGGGCCGGTGAAGGGCCCGGAGCAGATCCCGCGGTTGGCGCGGAGGCTCCTCGACGAGCTGGTCCCCGACGAGCCGCCGCCGAGGCTCAGCAGCGCCGCGCTCGAGCAGCTCCTCCTCTGCGGCTGGCTCGGAAACGAGGCCGCGCTGGCCCGCGTGATCCTCGCGGCCGTGGCCTGCTGCCGGGGTCGCGGTGGCCTCGAGCTCCAGCCCGAGGACCTCCCCCCCCTCGACGCCGACGACGCCTGA
- the xth gene encoding exodeoxyribonuclease III, giving the protein MKIVTWNVNSVRLRLERLLALLVRHAPDVVCLQELKAQEADFPRGPIEAAGFQAAVFGQKTYNGVAILARQAIEEVERGFPGDPLPEQARAISATIGGLRVVNLYVVNGESVGSEKYALKLRWLAALEAWLRGRPRAADPLLLVGDFNIAPDDRDVYDPELWRGRVLCSEAERAGLRALEGLGFVDLLRARTAEPGIYTWWDYRGGAFGRGLGLRIDLALGTAPVAARCTEVVVDRDERKESSGPGKPSDHAPLVVTLGASGPEAGS; this is encoded by the coding sequence ATGAAGATCGTCACCTGGAACGTGAATTCGGTGCGGCTCCGCCTCGAGCGGCTGCTCGCGCTGCTCGTGCGGCACGCGCCGGACGTGGTCTGCCTGCAGGAGCTGAAGGCCCAGGAGGCCGACTTCCCGCGGGGCCCCATCGAGGCGGCGGGGTTCCAGGCGGCGGTCTTCGGCCAGAAGACCTACAACGGCGTGGCGATCCTGGCGCGCCAGGCGATCGAGGAGGTCGAGCGCGGTTTTCCGGGGGACCCGCTCCCGGAGCAGGCGCGGGCCATCTCCGCCACGATCGGCGGGCTGCGCGTGGTGAACCTCTACGTGGTTAACGGGGAGAGCGTGGGGAGCGAGAAGTACGCGCTCAAGCTCCGGTGGCTCGCGGCGCTCGAGGCCTGGCTCCGCGGTCGGCCGCGTGCCGCGGACCCGCTGCTCCTCGTGGGCGATTTCAACATCGCGCCCGACGACCGGGACGTCTACGATCCGGAGCTCTGGCGGGGCCGCGTGCTCTGCTCGGAGGCCGAGCGGGCGGGGCTTCGGGCCCTGGAGGGGCTGGGGTTCGTGGATCTCCTCCGGGCCCGGACGGCCGAGCCGGGGATCTACACCTGGTGGGACTATCGCGGCGGCGCGTTCGGGCGCGGTCTGGGGCTGCGCATCGACCTCGCTCTCGGGACGGCGCCGGTCGCGGCGCGCTGCACGGAGGTGGTGGTGGACCGGGACGAACGCAAGGAGTCGAGCGGGCCGGGCAAGCCGAGCGATCACGCGCCGCTGGTGGTGACGCTCGGGGCCTCGGGCCCGGAGGCGGGCTCGTGA
- a CDS encoding prolipoprotein diacylglyceryl transferase has protein sequence MLPCLRDHLHFKPLFGLLPIEPFGILVLIGVVVGYHLGKRRARLTGLDAELCADGMYWTAATGFVVAHLVSVIFYFPHRIRENPLVLLAVWSGLSSFGGFLGGILGAYYFFVIRHRVSLLKYADAIIFGLVPGWVFGRMGCTAVHDHPGLPTRFVLGVACGAVPRHDLGLYELLFTLVLTALLYGLRHVRPFHGFHPALILALYAPVRFLFDYLRTADVRYGGLTPGQYFAVGILGFAVLLVAYGVRLRRRGDAPGLPAAESSTTAG, from the coding sequence ATGCTCCCCTGCCTCCGCGACCACCTGCACTTCAAGCCGCTCTTCGGCCTGCTCCCCATCGAGCCCTTCGGCATCCTGGTGCTGATCGGCGTCGTGGTGGGCTACCACCTCGGCAAGCGCCGCGCGCGCCTGACGGGACTCGACGCGGAGCTCTGCGCCGACGGTATGTACTGGACCGCGGCCACCGGCTTCGTCGTGGCGCATCTCGTGTCGGTGATCTTCTACTTCCCGCACCGCATCCGCGAGAACCCGCTCGTGCTGCTCGCCGTCTGGAGCGGGCTCTCCTCCTTCGGCGGCTTTCTCGGCGGGATCCTCGGGGCGTACTACTTCTTCGTCATCCGGCACCGCGTCTCGCTCTTGAAGTACGCGGACGCGATCATCTTCGGCCTCGTCCCCGGCTGGGTCTTCGGTCGCATGGGCTGCACCGCCGTGCACGACCACCCGGGGCTGCCCACCCGCTTCGTCCTCGGCGTGGCGTGCGGCGCCGTCCCCCGCCACGACCTCGGCCTCTACGAGCTCCTCTTCACGCTCGTGCTCACCGCGCTGCTCTACGGCCTGCGCCACGTGCGCCCCTTCCACGGCTTCCACCCGGCGCTGATCCTCGCGCTCTACGCGCCGGTCCGGTTCCTCTTCGACTACCTGCGCACGGCGGACGTGCGCTACGGCGGCCTGACCCCGGGGCAGTACTTCGCCGTCGGGATCCTGGGCTTCGCGGTCTTGCTCGTGGCCTACGGGGTCAGACTGAGACGGCGGGGGGACGCGCCGGGGCTGCCGGCGGCGGAGAGCTCTACGACGGCTGGTTGA